In Cytophagia bacterium CHB2, a single genomic region encodes these proteins:
- a CDS encoding capsule assembly Wzi family protein yields MIEKTKRRPSRRGSNFCAAPGILLWMILFLAALTPVLLSQTVEVPPGHWSYQLLDRLRTRGFVEVGLTGSRPLTRQTLAQTLLKAYKNHSDKLDRSEREALEFLFFEFSEEIERLDESKQAHDGKQRQRNKQDKWLSWLPNPLYANSRNFLSLESRELRFFFDPIFYRDGLFNDTDTLARQDRVFQNTGGFTFWGTLGRHLGFYLNSRDTKEHGTRAYPTSSRIAWPRFGFARGYGTHVYHDETIAYLHFTLPHVAVEFGKNLNRWGPGYTGALALNDYATSYDQLKLSVQFWRAKFTYVHAALRQHPPVLVSSYLSNGVERQIFAQKYLAAHRLEIAPVAWMNVGLHETVIYGERGMELAYLNPIMFYRSAEHFLGDRDNATMGLDLEVRPLNGLRIYGEWFVDDFSVARLGENWYGNKVAWLAGFHLTNPLGLPRSDWRTEYVRIEPYVYSHTFPINIYENYDTILGHPAGPNADLLYGEWFFWGSRHWQLRFSAERYRHGANPVERNVGGEVERPFHVNDNQTVYFLDGIRERRTTLRFEARYEVLRNLKLQLAVQRVNFKNVPATGGRRDVGTYALFLALGLNAD; encoded by the coding sequence ATGATAGAAAAAACAAAGCGACGGCCAAGCCGTCGCGGATCGAATTTTTGTGCTGCGCCCGGCATTTTGCTGTGGATGATTTTGTTTCTTGCCGCATTGACGCCGGTTCTTTTATCGCAAACCGTTGAGGTTCCTCCAGGGCATTGGTCGTATCAGTTGCTCGATCGCCTGCGCACGCGCGGCTTTGTCGAAGTGGGATTGACCGGCAGCCGCCCGCTAACGCGACAAACGTTAGCGCAAACGCTGCTCAAGGCATACAAAAATCACAGCGATAAACTCGATCGCAGCGAACGTGAAGCATTGGAGTTTTTGTTCTTTGAATTTTCCGAAGAGATTGAACGCCTTGATGAAAGCAAGCAGGCGCATGACGGCAAGCAACGGCAACGCAACAAACAGGACAAGTGGCTGAGTTGGCTGCCGAATCCGCTTTATGCCAACAGCCGCAACTTTCTCAGCCTGGAAAGCAGGGAATTGCGCTTCTTCTTCGATCCCATTTTTTACCGCGACGGGCTGTTCAACGATACTGATACACTGGCGCGGCAGGATCGTGTTTTCCAAAATACCGGCGGATTCACGTTCTGGGGAACGCTCGGCCGGCATCTGGGATTTTATCTCAACAGCCGCGACACGAAGGAACACGGCACGCGCGCGTATCCCACCTCGTCGCGCATTGCCTGGCCGCGCTTTGGATTTGCGCGCGGTTATGGTACGCATGTCTATCACGATGAAACTATCGCGTATCTTCATTTCACGCTGCCGCATGTTGCGGTTGAGTTCGGTAAAAATCTTAATCGCTGGGGGCCGGGCTACACCGGCGCGTTGGCGCTGAACGACTATGCAACTTCGTATGATCAACTCAAACTCAGTGTGCAGTTCTGGCGGGCAAAGTTTACGTATGTTCACGCGGCGCTGCGCCAACATCCGCCGGTGCTGGTTTCCTCTTATTTGTCGAATGGCGTAGAGCGGCAAATCTTCGCGCAGAAATATCTCGCCGCCCATCGTTTGGAAATCGCGCCGGTTGCATGGATGAATGTCGGCCTGCATGAAACCGTGATCTACGGCGAGCGCGGTATGGAATTGGCTTATCTGAACCCCATCATGTTTTATCGCAGCGCCGAACATTTTCTCGGCGATCGCGATAATGCCACGATGGGCCTCGATCTCGAGGTTCGGCCGCTTAACGGTTTGCGGATTTACGGCGAATGGTTTGTCGATGATTTTTCCGTGGCGCGCCTCGGCGAAAATTGGTACGGCAACAAAGTCGCGTGGCTGGCGGGATTTCATCTGACGAATCCTCTCGGCCTGCCGCGCAGCGATTGGCGCACGGAGTATGTTCGCATCGAGCCTTATGTGTATTCGCACACGTTTCCGATCAATATTTACGAAAACTATGATACGATTTTAGGCCATCCCGCAGGCCCGAATGCCGATCTGTTGTACGGCGAATGGTTCTTTTGGGGAAGCCGGCACTGGCAATTGCGGTTCTCGGCAGAGCGTTATCGTCACGGCGCGAATCCCGTTGAGCGTAACGTCGGCGGTGAGGTTGAGCGGCCGTTTCATGTAAACGATAATCAAACCGTCTACTTTCTCGATGGCATTCGCGAGCGCCGCACGACGCTGCGCTTCGAAGCGCGTTATGAAGTGTTGCGCAATCTCAAGCTGCAATTGGCTGTGCAGCGCGTGAATTTCAAGAAT